A window of Exiguobacterium sp. FSL W8-0210 genomic DNA:
AAATGATATTCATGCCATTAAAGGGGCTGAACGCGCCCATAAACTTTTGATTCGCCTTGGTGAAGAACCAGCACGCGCCAAAGAAATCGCACTTGCCGTTCTCTTGCATACGGATTCGTATCTTCCACCTGGTGCAATCAATCGGACACCACTTCAACAACTTGTGCACGATGCGGATACGCTAGAAGAACAACCAGGCGGACTACATCACTATGAAAAAATCGATTTTGATGAAGCCATGCGCCGTCTTGATGCGATTGATTCTGTCGTTCATCGCTTCGCGCATCTTCCACGAATTGCATCAGAAAATTAAAAGGCGTTTCCACGATCAACGTGGAAATGCCTTTTGTTTTAAACAATTATACGAGTTGCGCTTGATATGCTTCCAGTTCTGCATCCGTCATCGAAACAAAATGACCTGGTTCGATTTCACGAAGTGGTGGAATGCTTGAATCTTCATCTGATTTACCAACAGGTCCACTCGTCGGACGATCATAAACGATCCGCTTACGCGTACGCTCGTGCTCTGGATCCGGAAGCGGAATCGCAGACAAGAGCGATTTCGTATAAGCATGGACCGGATTCTCATATAAGCGATCCGCACTACATAGTTCAACGAGGTGACCTTGGTACATAACGCCGATACGATCCGAGATATATTTTACCATCGATAAGTCGTGGGCGATGAACAAGTAAGTCAAACTACGGTCACGTTGCAGTTTTTTCATCAAGTTGACGACCTGCGCTTGAATCGATACGTCAAGTGCCGAGATTGGCTCATCCGCGATGATGAAGTCCGGTTCTACAGCAAGCGCACGCGCGATTCCAATCCGTTGACGCTGACCACCTGAGAACTCGTGTGGGTAACGGCTCGCATGTTCTTTCGTCAAACCAACTGTTTCGAGTAAATCGTACACACGGTTATTCCGCTCGTCTTTCGACTTTGCTAGACCATGAATATCAATTCCCTCAGCGATGATATCACCGACTGTCATCCGTGGGTTAAGTGACGCATAAGGGTCTTGGAAAATCATTTGCATAGCACGGTTGAACTTCAGTTTATCTTTACGCGACTTTTTACCATGAACGTTTTCACCTTTGAACATGACTTCGCCGTCTGTCGCCTCATACAATCCGATGATTGAGCGACCAGTCGTTGATTTACCACAACCCGATTCACCTACAAGACCAAGTACTTCGCCTTCATAGATATCGAATGATAAACCATCAACCGCTTTAACGACACGTCCGCGTCCAATGTTGAAGTGTTGCTTCAAGTTTTTTACTTCAAGTAATTTATTACGGTTTTCCATTATTTCAGACCGCCTTTCAGAAGCGATTTCGCGAATACGCTATCTGGGCGGTATTTCAACGCCAGATCCCGAATTGCAAGTGGTGGCTCAACATACGGTGCTTGTGGGTGGAGCAACCATGTCGCCGCTTCGTGAGTATCTGTAATTTTGAAGAAAGGAGGTTCTTTTTCAAAATCAATCTTCATTGCATATTTATTTCGTGGTGCAAACGCGTCACCGACTGGTGGATGAAGTAAGTTAGGTGGTGTTCCTGGAATCGCCGGTAAATCTTGTGAACGGTCATCCGATGGACGTGGCATTGAACCAAGGAGTCCCCAAGTATATGGATGACGTGGCTCGTAGAAAATCTCATCGACTGTACCCTTCTCAATTAATTTACCTGCATACATGACCGCTACACGATCGGCCATGTTCGCTACAACGCCTAAATC
This region includes:
- a CDS encoding ABC transporter ATP-binding protein, with translation MENRNKLLEVKNLKQHFNIGRGRVVKAVDGLSFDIYEGEVLGLVGESGCGKSTTGRSIIGLYEATDGEVMFKGENVHGKKSRKDKLKFNRAMQMIFQDPYASLNPRMTVGDIIAEGIDIHGLAKSKDERNNRVYDLLETVGLTKEHASRYPHEFSGGQRQRIGIARALAVEPDFIIADEPISALDVSIQAQVVNLMKKLQRDRSLTYLFIAHDLSMVKYISDRIGVMYQGHLVELCSADRLYENPVHAYTKSLLSAIPLPDPEHERTRKRIVYDRPTSGPVGKSDEDSSIPPLREIEPGHFVSMTDAELEAYQAQLV
- a CDS encoding HD domain-containing protein, whose product is MSLTLVTILDHPIAQKYLSRSGLNHAISVAERALTLATKRGLDADTATKAALLHDIGHYEWYTDGTWNYDLYRQNDIHAIKGAERAHKLLIRLGEEPARAKEIALAVLLHTDSYLPPGAINRTPLQQLVHDADTLEEQPGGLHHYEKIDFDEAMRRLDAIDSVVHRFAHLPRIASEN